From Alloacidobacterium dinghuense:
GCTATCGACCGAAGTCCGCGCCCTCGAAGCAGAAACCGGCAAACACTACGTAGTCATCGCCGAGAGCGATCTTAACGATCCGCGACTCGTGCGATCCGTCGACGCCGGAGGCTACGGAATGGACGCGCAATGGAGCGACGACTTCCACCACGCGTTGGTCACCGTCCTCACCGGCGACCGCAGCGGCTACTACTCCGACTTCGGCTCCATCGCCGACCTCGCCAAGTCACTCAAATCGGTCTTTGTGTATGACGGAATCTACGCGCCGCATCGCGACCGCATCCACGGCCGGCCCGTCGAAGGCCTTCCCGCATGGCGCTTCCTCGGATACGCGCAGAACCACGATCAAGTCGGCAACCGTGCAAAAGGCGAGCGCATCAGTCATCTCGTGAATCCGCAGCGCGCAAAGATCGCTGCAGCGCTCGTCTTCACCGCGCCCTTTGTCCCCATGCTGTTTCAAGGCGAAGAATGGGCCGCATCGTCGCCTTTCCAATACTTCGCCGCTCACGAAGCAGAATTAGGCCGCCTCGTTTCCGAAGGTCGCAAGAAAGAATTCGCCGCCTTCGGCTGGAACCCCGACGATATCCCCGACTCGCAGGACGAACAAACATTCCTCCGCTCAAAATTAAATTGGGAAGAACAGTCGCAGCCTGTGCACGCCGAAATGCTCGACTGGTACCGCAAGCTCATCGCCCTCCGCAAGTCACATCCCGAACTGACCAACGGTTCACTTGAAGAAACGCAGGTCCAATATAGCGAAGACGAAAAGTGGCTCGCACTCCGCCGCGACACAATCGAAGTCGTCATCAATCTGGGCCCGCATCCACTGCAGCGCCAGGTTCCGTCTACATCGAGCGTGTTGATGACTTCCAACAACCAGGTAACCCTGCAAAACGGATCGCTGATCCTGACACCGGATTCCGTCGCCATCATCGCGCTCTCATAAACACAGCGCAAGGGATGTTGTAGGCTGGTTCTGCCCATGAACACGCTCGAATTTTCAGGTTGGATCTTCTGCAGTTCCATTCTGGCTGGCCTCCTCGGTGCGCTGACGGGCCTCGGCGGTGGCGTCGTCGTCGTTCCGGTGCTCACGGTTCTCTTTCACGTCGATATTCGCTATGCCATCGGCGCTTCCCTGGTGTCCGTCATCGCCACGTCGTCCGGAGCGGCCGCGGCCTATGTCCGCGAAGGCTTTTCCAACGTCCGCATCGGCATGTTCCTTGAGATCGCAACCACGCTCGGCGCGTTGGTTGGAGCCTACCTCACAGGGATCGTTTCCACTCACGCGATCGGAATTATCTTCGGAGCAGTGCTCTTCTACTCTGCATACGAATCATTGCGTACTCACCCCGACGAAACGCATCGCGAACCGAATGCCCTTGCCCTGAAGCTAAATCTGCAAGGCAGCTATCCCACCTCGCATGGACCAGAAAACTACGTAGCACAGAATGTCCCCGGAGGCTTCAGCTTGATGTTTGTCGCCGGAGCCTTGTCCGGCCTCCTCGGCATCGGCTCCGGAGCAGTCAAGGTTCTGGCCATGGATCGCGCCATGCGCCTGCCCTTCAAAGTGTCGACAACCACCAGCAATTTCATGATCGGAGTCACAGCCGCGGCGAGCGCTGGAATTTATCTCAGTCGCGGTTACATATCGCCCGGACTCGCCATGCCGGTGATGCTGGGCGTCCTGATCGGATCGCTTGTGGGTTCACGCCTTCTTGTAAAAGCAAAGGTAAAGACGCTGCGGCTGCTCTTCGCCAGTGTCATCGTCGTGTTAGGCATCGAAATGATCTACAACAGCATGACAGGCAGGCTCTGATGATGAACGATCAGAAAATGGAAATCGCCATCGGCCAGATCCTTCGCGCAGGAGTATTCCTTGCCGCCGCCATTGTCTTCATCGGAGGAGTCCTGTATCTAAATCAGACGCGCGGTCCTCGTCATGACTACGCTACATTTCAGGGAGAGGCGATCGCATTGCGCAGCCCGGTGGGAGTCGTGAAGCAGGCATTCAGCGGAAAC
This genomic window contains:
- the treZ gene encoding malto-oligosyltrehalose trehalohydrolase, which translates into the protein MHPFRVWAPKAKTVGVKIGNTVHNMEKAAGGWWQADVGGASAGTDYAFVIGGNEPAIPDPRSAWQPRGVHGPSRIVDHASFAWSDDSWQPVPLSSAIIYELHIGTFTPKGTFDVAQRHLPYLKDLGITHVELMPVNAFPGKHGWGYDSVDLFAPHEAYGGPEGLKRFVNACHEHGLAVLLDVVYNHLGPSGNYLAKFGPYFTHLHNTPWGDAVNLEDAGSYEVRRFFCDNAIMWLRDYHFDGLRLDAVHAYMDRSAIHFMEQLSTEVRALEAETGKHYVVIAESDLNDPRLVRSVDAGGYGMDAQWSDDFHHALVTVLTGDRSGYYSDFGSIADLAKSLKSVFVYDGIYAPHRDRIHGRPVEGLPAWRFLGYAQNHDQVGNRAKGERISHLVNPQRAKIAAALVFTAPFVPMLFQGEEWAASSPFQYFAAHEAELGRLVSEGRKKEFAAFGWNPDDIPDSQDEQTFLRSKLNWEEQSQPVHAEMLDWYRKLIALRKSHPELTNGSLEETQVQYSEDEKWLALRRDTIEVVINLGPHPLQRQVPSTSSVLMTSNNQVTLQNGSLILTPDSVAIIALS
- a CDS encoding sulfite exporter TauE/SafE family protein — its product is MNTLEFSGWIFCSSILAGLLGALTGLGGGVVVVPVLTVLFHVDIRYAIGASLVSVIATSSGAAAAYVREGFSNVRIGMFLEIATTLGALVGAYLTGIVSTHAIGIIFGAVLFYSAYESLRTHPDETHREPNALALKLNLQGSYPTSHGPENYVAQNVPGGFSLMFVAGALSGLLGIGSGAVKVLAMDRAMRLPFKVSTTTSNFMIGVTAAASAGIYLSRGYISPGLAMPVMLGVLIGSLVGSRLLVKAKVKTLRLLFASVIVVLGIEMIYNSMTGRL
- a CDS encoding DUF1634 domain-containing protein translates to MMNDQKMEIAIGQILRAGVFLAAAIVFIGGVLYLNQTRGPRHDYATFQGEAIALRSPVGVVKQAFSGNSYAIIQLGLLVLIATPVARVLFAAFGFLLEKDRLYVVVSLLVFAVLMYSLVFDH